GAACACGCCCTCGGCGTAGTCCCTGGGGTGGGTCTCGATCCAGCGGGCGGCCTCGGGGAAGCCGAGCTTCTCCGCCAGGTCCGCCACCACCGGCCGGTCCAGCATGTTGGTGAGGCCGCAGCGGCGCACCGCCAGGATGCCTTCCAGCACCGCCGCCGGAACGCGCCCCCCGGGCACGTGCCGGCATGCCGTGTCTCCTTCCTTTGCGGTGTCGTCCGGAAACTCGGCCGGGCCGCCGGTCGCGGCGCCGGCCTTCGCTGGGTTACCTACC
The Dissulfurirhabdus thermomarina DNA segment above includes these coding regions:
- a CDS encoding DUF5049 domain-containing protein, coding for MPGGRVPAAVLEGILAVRRCGLTNMLDRPVVADLAEKLGFPEAARWIETHPRDYAEGVFRGFEAEEGGGR